In the Kaistella sp. 97-N-M2 genome, one interval contains:
- a CDS encoding phage tail sheath C-terminal domain-containing protein gives MAKYSAPGIYVEEIPHSPEIETSTDGAVFLGYTEKHENLQGENLCNLPTLIHSLREFELLFGFAQNEENLTIFDESTVALEKISVGFEGSKSLHNLYYSLQAFFSQGASSCTIVSVGKYKPLGEPLKVEDFEKGLEFLQKTNNNFLIAVPESQNLAEVDFYAIQQSILEYCARNKCFAILDLPPVSKENYRVMVSSYREKLESPHLSYGSAFFPNLITLFPYACDESALKIKKSGEEFSLAFIKENNPLRYKKYAEVLTQFFAEVPPSAAVAAAFLKNDNDKGIWKAPANIALQNVRRLAVQLSNSEQDFLTIDADSDKSINAIRNFTGRGNLIWGSRTLDGNSNEWRYISARRFANLLENDLINALKPFGLEENSQTIWTDIKNKTQNYLLNFWQHGSLQGMKPEQGFFVRCGLGQTMTAQDILEGNLILEVGFAPARPAEFIVLHIQQKMA, from the coding sequence ATGGCAAAATACAGCGCTCCCGGAATTTACGTGGAAGAAATTCCGCACAGTCCTGAGATTGAAACTTCTACCGATGGAGCGGTTTTTCTCGGATACACAGAAAAGCACGAAAATTTGCAGGGCGAAAATCTTTGCAATCTGCCCACGCTTATTCATTCTCTGCGCGAATTTGAACTTCTTTTTGGCTTTGCGCAGAACGAAGAAAACCTGACGATCTTCGATGAATCTACCGTAGCCCTGGAAAAAATCTCGGTCGGGTTCGAAGGTTCAAAATCTCTGCACAATCTGTATTATTCTTTACAAGCTTTCTTTAGTCAGGGTGCGTCATCGTGCACGATTGTTTCGGTCGGAAAATACAAACCCCTCGGCGAGCCGTTGAAGGTGGAAGATTTCGAAAAGGGTTTGGAGTTTTTACAGAAGACAAATAACAATTTTTTGATCGCCGTGCCCGAAAGCCAGAATTTGGCAGAAGTTGATTTTTATGCGATTCAACAAAGTATTCTGGAGTATTGTGCACGTAATAAATGCTTCGCGATTTTGGATCTTCCACCGGTTTCAAAAGAAAATTACCGCGTGATGGTTAGCAGCTACCGCGAAAAATTGGAATCGCCGCATCTTTCCTACGGCAGCGCTTTTTTTCCGAACCTGATCACTTTATTTCCTTACGCCTGCGATGAATCTGCTTTAAAAATTAAAAAATCGGGCGAAGAATTTTCTCTTGCATTTATAAAAGAAAACAATCCATTGCGATACAAAAAATACGCGGAAGTTTTGACGCAGTTTTTCGCAGAAGTTCCGCCAAGTGCAGCTGTTGCGGCCGCATTTTTGAAAAATGATAACGACAAAGGAATCTGGAAAGCGCCCGCTAATATTGCACTACAGAATGTTCGTCGACTTGCGGTCCAACTTTCCAATAGTGAGCAGGATTTCTTAACTATTGACGCAGATTCCGACAAGTCGATCAATGCCATCCGAAATTTTACAGGCAGAGGAAACTTAATTTGGGGCAGCAGAACTTTGGACGGAAACAGTAACGAATGGCGTTATATTTCAGCACGGCGATTCGCAAATCTTCTGGAAAACGATCTGATTAACGCACTGAAACCTTTTGGTCTTGAAGAAAATTCCCAAACTATCTGGACCGATATTAAAAACAAGACGCAAAATTATCTCTTGAATTTTTGGCAACATGGCTCTCTGCAGGGAATGAAACCGGAGCAAGGTTTCTTTGTACGGTGCGGACTCGGCCAAACGATGACGGCGCAAGATATTTTAGAGGGAAATCTGATTTTGGAAGTGGGATTCGCGCCGGCTAGACCTGCGGAATTTATCGTTTTACACATTCAGCAAAAGATGGCCTGA
- a CDS encoding L-serine ammonia-lyase — MESISIFEIIKVGIGPSSSHTMGPWNAAGNFLRQIRTDHQIQDVKEVFVEFFGSLAKTGIGHGTDIAGMLGLAGENFKTIDTTKITEKIAVMKVANQLNLGGEKLIPFVYGEHLILNKKRSLDFHPNGMIFRAIFDNGEELIQDYYSVGGGFIATREENSYEKHCVRTLYPCHSGADVMRNVEKLGLQRISDLIFLNEESWRTKEETEREALYIWQQIKECIYKGVNKEDILPGGLKVTRRAAAWNTKLLGDKVYKNIDEWFQLVVDAEETFTTINKWVSCFALAVNEENASFGRIITAPTNGASGVIPAVLMYAQAFTDRTSDDDIVRFLLVAGEIGTLFKKNATISAAMGGCQAEVGVSSAMAAAGLTEIMGGTPGQVLMAAEIAMEHHLGLTCDPIAGLVQIPCIERNSMGAIKAITASNIALESDPTKARVSLDQVIQSMWETAQSMSDRFKETSEGGLAIAVNVAEC; from the coding sequence CGATGGGACCGTGGAATGCCGCCGGAAATTTTTTGCGACAGATCCGCACCGATCATCAAATTCAGGACGTTAAAGAAGTTTTTGTGGAATTTTTCGGCTCGCTTGCAAAGACCGGAATTGGTCACGGTACCGATATCGCCGGCATGTTAGGCTTGGCAGGCGAAAATTTCAAAACCATCGACACCACAAAAATTACAGAGAAAATTGCCGTGATGAAAGTGGCCAACCAACTTAATTTGGGCGGCGAAAAACTTATTCCATTTGTATACGGCGAACATTTAATCTTAAATAAAAAAAGATCTCTCGATTTTCACCCGAACGGGATGATTTTTAGAGCCATTTTCGACAACGGCGAAGAACTGATTCAGGATTACTATTCCGTCGGCGGCGGTTTTATTGCGACACGGGAAGAAAATTCCTACGAAAAGCATTGCGTTCGCACCCTTTATCCCTGCCACAGCGGCGCCGATGTTATGCGAAATGTTGAAAAGTTAGGCCTCCAAAGAATCTCCGATTTAATTTTTCTGAACGAAGAATCCTGGCGCACCAAAGAAGAAACCGAACGGGAAGCGCTTTACATTTGGCAGCAAATTAAAGAATGCATCTACAAAGGCGTCAATAAGGAGGATATCCTTCCCGGCGGCCTAAAAGTAACGCGCCGTGCTGCCGCCTGGAACACCAAATTACTCGGCGACAAAGTTTATAAAAATATCGACGAATGGTTTCAGCTCGTCGTTGATGCCGAAGAAACCTTTACCACAATCAACAAATGGGTTTCCTGTTTTGCCCTTGCCGTGAACGAAGAGAACGCCAGTTTTGGCCGAATCATCACCGCGCCAACCAATGGCGCAAGCGGTGTGATTCCCGCGGTTTTAATGTATGCGCAGGCTTTCACCGACCGCACCTCGGACGACGATATCGTGCGTTTCCTTTTGGTGGCGGGCGAAATCGGTACGCTGTTCAAAAAAAATGCGACCATTTCCGCTGCAATGGGCGGCTGTCAGGCAGAAGTCGGTGTGTCCTCGGCCATGGCGGCAGCGGGTCTCACCGAAATTATGGGCGGAACGCCCGGTCAGGTTTTAATGGCTGCGGAAATCGCTATGGAGCATCATCTCGGCCTTACATGCGATCCCATCGCGGGTTTGGTGCAGATTCCGTGTATCGAGCGGAACTCCATGGGTGCCATCAAAGCCATTACCGCCTCCAATATTGCGCTGGAATCCGATCCCACGAAAGCCCGCGTTTCCCTCGATCAGGTCATCCAGTCCATGTGGGAGACGGCGCAAAGCATGAGCGACCGCTTCAAAGAAACTTCCGAAGGTGGCTTGGCCATCGCCGTCAACGTCGCGGAATGTTAA